A part of Arthrobacter dokdonellae genomic DNA contains:
- a CDS encoding amino acid permease → MATTPNPQSVWRRKPIAEMDIESAKSGLLKSLGLWQLTAIGVGGIIGVGIFSLAGLVAHGDPSHPGVGPAVLISFLIAGLASAAAALSYAEFAGMIPRAGSAYTYGYVALGELTGWFIGWDLLLEYIAIVAVVAIGISGYINAFLGGFGMHLPHAISATAEDGGLINLPAILVCLLVTWILSRGTKALGRFELAAVAIKIVLILFIVGLGMFYVNAHNYNPFMPSGFGPVVTGAATVFFAVFGYDAMSTAAEEAKDGKKHMPKAIIMSLVIAMLLYVAATLVLTGMQNYKNIDPTAGFASAFTGVGLPVIASIISVFAVLSILTVMLTFLLGVSRVWFSMSRDGLLPKWFSKVDHRGTPRRVTWIAGLGSAFLAGVFPIRLVADLTNIGILAAFVVVCISVIVFRYTKPDAPRTFRLPFMPAVPAVGVLFSLFLIWQLSWETKLRFVVWLAIGLVIYFTYSRKHSLMNPDSPRHSELDAAPAVERPGS, encoded by the coding sequence ATGGCAACAACCCCAAACCCACAGTCCGTCTGGCGGCGCAAGCCGATCGCCGAGATGGACATTGAGAGCGCAAAGAGCGGCCTGCTCAAATCCCTGGGTCTGTGGCAGCTGACCGCGATCGGCGTCGGCGGCATCATCGGCGTCGGCATCTTCTCGCTCGCCGGGCTCGTGGCCCACGGCGACCCGAGCCATCCCGGCGTCGGGCCGGCCGTGCTGATCTCCTTCCTCATCGCCGGGCTGGCCTCCGCCGCCGCCGCGCTGTCCTACGCGGAATTCGCGGGCATGATCCCACGGGCAGGCTCCGCCTACACCTACGGGTACGTGGCGCTGGGCGAGCTGACCGGCTGGTTCATCGGCTGGGACCTGCTGCTGGAGTACATCGCCATTGTCGCCGTCGTCGCCATCGGCATCTCCGGCTACATCAACGCCTTCCTCGGCGGTTTCGGCATGCACCTGCCACACGCCATATCCGCCACCGCGGAAGACGGCGGCCTGATCAACCTGCCCGCCATCCTCGTCTGCCTGCTGGTCACCTGGATCCTCAGCCGCGGCACCAAGGCGCTGGGCCGGTTCGAACTCGCGGCCGTGGCCATCAAGATTGTGCTGATCCTGTTCATCGTGGGGTTGGGCATGTTCTACGTCAACGCGCACAACTACAACCCGTTCATGCCCAGCGGCTTCGGCCCGGTCGTCACGGGCGCGGCCACCGTCTTCTTCGCCGTGTTCGGCTACGACGCCATGAGCACGGCGGCCGAGGAAGCCAAGGACGGCAAGAAGCACATGCCCAAGGCCATCATCATGTCCCTGGTGATCGCCATGCTGCTCTACGTCGCCGCGACCCTGGTGCTGACCGGCATGCAGAACTACAAGAACATCGACCCCACGGCCGGGTTCGCCTCCGCCTTCACCGGCGTCGGCCTGCCGGTCATAGCCAGCATCATCTCCGTTTTCGCCGTGCTGTCCATCCTGACCGTGATGCTGACCTTCCTGCTCGGCGTCAGCCGCGTCTGGTTCTCCATGAGCCGCGACGGGCTGCTGCCCAAGTGGTTCTCCAAGGTGGACCACCGCGGCACACCCAGGCGCGTCACGTGGATTGCCGGGCTGGGCTCAGCCTTCCTGGCCGGCGTCTTCCCCATCCGCCTGGTGGCCGACCTGACAAACATCGGCATTCTGGCCGCATTCGTGGTGGTCTGCATTTCCGTGATCGTGTTCCGCTACACCAAGCCGGATGCGCCGCGCACCTTCCGGCTGCCGTTCATGCCCGCCGTCCCCGCGGTGGGCGTGCTGTTCTCGCTGTTCCTGATCTGGCAGCTGTCCTGGGAAACCAAGCTTCGCTTCGTGGTGTGGCTGGCGATCGGCCTGGTCATCTACTTCACGTACAGCCGCAAGCACTCGCTGATGAACCCGGACAGCCCCCGGCACAG
- a CDS encoding restriction endonuclease subunit S, translating to MSLPDSFNYLFDITPEWPLKRVDELCDVTRGASPRPIHEWIVPEGTPWIKIADATADPSRYITRTREFIRHEGRSKSVVVRPGDLILSNSATPGIPKILGIEACIHDGWLLLRNLRGIDPKFFYYIFLNDRKHLAGQGNGSIFTNLKTDIVKAHTLLLPPLQEQCAIAEVLGALDDKIAANTKLADTATGLMTTLLTAYPATVPISEIVEHRKTSTNPESMPVDKVAHFSLPAFDVDQSPEFCEPSTIKSNKFLIERPSVLISKLNPRFPRVWDVATMPDIPSLASTEFLVLEPKQVSTAVIWAMLSQPSFSASLETQVAGTSSSHQRVRPSDLLATLVPSPSSIPISVLAQVTAIGARVATTRAENRTLGATRDALLPQLMSGKLRVKEAQALVAAAV from the coding sequence ATGAGCCTTCCAGATTCGTTCAATTACTTATTTGATATCACGCCCGAATGGCCTTTGAAACGGGTAGATGAGCTTTGCGATGTAACCCGAGGAGCCTCTCCACGTCCGATCCACGAATGGATAGTGCCGGAGGGGACACCATGGATCAAAATCGCTGACGCCACAGCAGATCCCTCGAGGTACATAACAAGGACGCGCGAATTTATCCGCCATGAGGGACGAAGTAAGAGTGTTGTAGTTCGTCCCGGCGATCTAATCCTGTCCAACAGCGCGACACCAGGCATTCCGAAAATCTTAGGAATCGAAGCCTGCATTCACGATGGCTGGCTACTGCTCCGAAATCTTCGAGGCATCGATCCTAAATTCTTCTACTATATATTTTTGAATGACAGAAAGCACTTGGCAGGTCAGGGGAACGGCTCTATCTTCACTAATTTGAAGACAGACATCGTCAAGGCCCATACTCTTCTGCTCCCCCCCTTGCAGGAGCAATGCGCCATCGCAGAAGTCCTGGGCGCCCTCGACGACAAGATCGCCGCCAACACCAAACTTGCTGACACAGCAACTGGCCTGATGACGACATTGTTGACGGCCTATCCAGCCACTGTGCCGATTTCCGAAATCGTTGAGCATCGCAAGACGTCGACCAATCCGGAGTCGATGCCTGTGGACAAAGTGGCTCACTTCAGTTTGCCTGCCTTCGACGTGGACCAAAGCCCGGAATTCTGCGAACCCTCAACCATCAAGAGCAATAAGTTCTTGATCGAGCGGCCGTCCGTTCTCATTTCTAAGCTAAACCCGCGCTTCCCAAGGGTCTGGGACGTCGCGACTATGCCAGATATCCCCTCGCTCGCGTCTACTGAGTTCCTGGTCTTGGAACCGAAGCAAGTGTCCACGGCAGTCATCTGGGCCATGCTTTCGCAGCCTTCATTCAGCGCTTCGCTTGAAACCCAAGTTGCAGGCACCTCTAGCAGCCATCAGCGGGTGAGACCCAGCGACTTGCTAGCAACATTGGTTCCAAGCCCAAGTTCAATACCCATTTCAGTGTTGGCACAAGTTACTGCAATTGGAGCAAGGGTGGCCACAACGCGAGCAGAAAACCGAACTCTCGGCGCCACCCGCGACGCGCTGCTTCCGCAGCTGATGTCCGGCAAACTCCGCGTCAAGGAAGCCCAAGCCCTTGTCGCTGCAGCGGTTTAA
- a CDS encoding class I SAM-dependent DNA methyltransferase produces MPPKKSTAKNLDAAPSTMKELKDTLWKAADKLRGSMDASQYKDVILGLVFLKYVSDAFDERREQIRAELEADGLNEEQIGQLIDDVDEYTGRGVFWVPARARWTYLAQNAKGTQATLDEHAKSIGELIDDAMAYVMGSNPSLAATLPMIFNKDNVDQRRLGELLDLFNSAKFTGQGATKARDLLGEVYEYFLEKFARAEGKRGGEFYTPAGVVRVLVEVLRPDHGRVYDPACGSGGMFVQAEKFLEAHNKEGSEISVYGQELNERTWRMAKMNLAIHGLNGNLASRWGDTFARDQHPDMQADFIMANPPFNIKDWARSESDPRWKYGVPPAGNANYAWIQHIISKLAPGGSAGVVMANGSMSSNSGGEGEIRAQLVEADLVSCMVALPTQLFRSTGIPVCTWFFAKDKTAGSGGSVDRTGQVLFIDARNLGHMVDRAERALSDEDIAKIAGTFHAWRGTPPVVEPSPPVEPPVVEPVETLPVVEPVETLPVVEQRALRARRDPEAQSPAETPYADVPGFCYSASLAEIKAADYALTPGRYVGAADVEDDGEPIEEKIARLSAELFAQFDESERLAAVVREQLGRVS; encoded by the coding sequence ATGCCCCCGAAGAAAAGCACCGCGAAGAACTTGGACGCCGCCCCGTCCACCATGAAGGAACTCAAGGACACCCTGTGGAAGGCCGCGGACAAGCTGCGCGGGTCCATGGATGCCTCACAGTACAAGGACGTCATCCTGGGGCTCGTGTTCCTGAAGTACGTCTCCGACGCCTTTGACGAGCGCCGCGAGCAGATCCGCGCCGAACTGGAGGCCGACGGCCTGAACGAGGAGCAGATCGGCCAGCTCATCGACGACGTCGACGAATACACCGGCCGCGGCGTGTTCTGGGTCCCGGCCCGCGCCCGCTGGACGTACCTGGCGCAGAACGCCAAGGGCACCCAGGCCACCCTGGACGAGCACGCCAAGAGCATCGGCGAGCTCATCGACGACGCCATGGCGTACGTGATGGGCTCGAACCCGTCGTTGGCGGCAACGCTGCCGATGATCTTCAACAAGGACAACGTGGACCAGCGCCGCCTGGGCGAGCTGCTGGACCTGTTCAACTCGGCCAAGTTCACCGGCCAGGGCGCCACGAAGGCCCGCGACCTCCTCGGCGAGGTCTACGAGTACTTCCTGGAGAAGTTCGCCCGCGCCGAGGGCAAACGCGGCGGCGAGTTCTACACCCCCGCCGGCGTGGTCCGCGTGCTCGTCGAGGTGCTGCGCCCGGACCACGGCCGCGTGTACGACCCCGCCTGTGGTTCGGGCGGCATGTTCGTCCAGGCCGAGAAGTTCCTGGAGGCCCACAACAAGGAGGGCTCGGAGATTTCCGTGTACGGCCAGGAGCTCAACGAGCGCACCTGGCGGATGGCGAAGATGAACCTGGCCATCCACGGGCTCAACGGCAACCTGGCCTCGCGCTGGGGCGACACCTTTGCCCGCGACCAGCACCCGGACATGCAGGCCGACTTCATCATGGCCAACCCGCCGTTCAACATCAAGGACTGGGCGCGTTCGGAGTCGGATCCCCGCTGGAAGTACGGCGTCCCGCCGGCCGGAAACGCGAACTATGCGTGGATCCAGCACATCATTTCCAAGCTGGCCCCGGGCGGCTCCGCCGGCGTGGTCATGGCCAACGGCTCCATGTCCTCGAACTCCGGCGGCGAGGGCGAGATCCGCGCCCAGCTCGTGGAGGCGGACCTCGTCTCCTGCATGGTGGCGCTGCCCACCCAGCTGTTCCGTTCCACCGGCATCCCCGTGTGCACGTGGTTCTTTGCGAAGGACAAGACTGCCGGCTCTGGCGGGTCTGTGGACAGGACCGGTCAGGTGCTGTTCATCGACGCCCGAAACCTGGGCCACATGGTCGACCGTGCCGAACGGGCCCTTTCCGACGAGGACATTGCCAAGATCGCGGGCACCTTCCACGCCTGGCGCGGCACCCCGCCCGTGGTCGAGCCATCCCCGCCGGTCGAGCCTCCGGTGGTCGAGCCTGTCGAGACCCTCCCGGTGGTCGAGCCTGTCGAGACCCTCCCGGTGGTCGAGCAGCGAGCTCTGCGAGCGCGTCGAGACCCGGAGGCCCAGAGCCCTGCCGAAACCCCCTACGCCGACGTCCCCGGCTTCTGCTACTCAGCCTCCCTCGCCGAGATCAAGGCCGCCGACTACGCCTTGACCCCGGGCCGCTACGTTGGCGCCGCCGACGTGGAGGACGACGGCGAGCCGATCGAGGAAAAGATTGCACGGCTCTCCGCCGAGCTCTTTGCCCAATTCGACGAGTCCGAGCGCCTTGCGGCGGTTGTGCGCGAGCAGCTGGGGAGGGTTTCATGA